In Marasmius oreades isolate 03SP1 chromosome 1, whole genome shotgun sequence, one DNA window encodes the following:
- a CDS encoding uncharacterized protein (BUSCO:EOG09260BL6): MANNDESEAVSALTGFSLNNILGDLSLPTGGLTNQLGLSGTESFTANQIYNDNYDEDAVGLDQGEDWEAQIDQEMAEEAKTGIKVEAESLSGGGGDGTIKEKQKRVKVVRRLVERPKSVYERFPAFEKHKVLDFSELFKGYTVHKSRLGKRPFHVETVYPRKKEAPKGFLESVAGDAKRIVESKRVEEVISSSSIEADLRRALEVQDKSNSAHLHDRSFDLVLLSNWEDQIIFEPDPSTFFASGDLSEKSLQKNLTTPVNKVLESGAWTQSIIWGPKDPFRDFTQLELNHEDEVVPEEKNAELVRPRKRLRAEVVPRDKFNLSNDQFYEVAKDGRHRVRQTFGQLTVEHAYPAQKLQLPFFKTRLSKQEARSFHRPALQFPLNVEIRFNKVRTAKKKKDKAGRKLGKGGNVSEGLHTTGDLSLRDTSNFVLWEYSEEHPPITPNFGMGSVLVNYYRKKDEKDEHIPKYDLGVPFVLEPQDESPFMKFGYVYPGQTVPALYNNLVRAPLFRHKAKPTDFLVIRSSTSKSEPKYFMREIKNLFVIGQTYPVTEVPGPHSRKITNTIKHRLQIIAYKLLRKSAGERLKISRLMKYFPDQNELQMRQRLKEFMEYHRRGAHQGFWRLKTELNIPTDAEMLKMVDPEAVVLQESMQVGQRHLQDSGYGETADSADGDEAHLSVEQQLAPWITTKNFLYATQAKAMLKLHGEGDPTGRGEAFSFIRISMKDIFVKAGEDPEQKLAEAENRPKSAHRYNVAEQQQIYRSEIERIWKAQYDSLSKKEEPKLTAEDEQRDAMKRAQLAAQQQAAAAAAASRASSVARDGSVDPEAGKKVLRIKRLVDGKWETEIIRDPAVIRAYVKNRQAIEEENTLTDSLAPTGDIEKDKRAKKRLEEELARMKKNQERRLHRKNAKIVKEGGTPLQLNRPLKPDTTRRCGNCGQMGHMSTILFLPPLLPFTDAF; encoded by the exons AACTGAATCCTTCACCGCAAACCAAATCTATAACGACAATTACGACGAGGATGCAGTCGGCCTCGATCAGGGAGAAGATTGGGAGGCTCAAATTGACCAAGAGATGGCGGAAGAGGCAAAGACGGGGATAAAAGTCGAAGCCGAATCCCttagcggtggtggtggtgatgggaCGATAAAGGAGAAGCAGAAACGAGTTAAAGTTGTACGAAGGCTAGTTGAGAGGCCCAAGAGTGTATACGAACGATTTCCTGCGTTTGAGAAACATAAAGTTTTGGATTTCAGTGAGCTGTTCAAGGGATATACTGTTCACAAGTCGAGATTGGGGAAACGGCCGTTTCACG TGGAAACTGTTTATCCTCGCAAGAAGGAGGCACCCAAAGGTTTCCTGGAGTCTGTGGCAGGAGACGCGAAACGGATAGTCGAGAGCAAACGTGTTGAAGAAGTGATTTCTTCAAGCAGCATTGAAGCAGACTTGCGTCGTGCCTTGGAG GTTCAGGATAAATCCAACTCAGCACACTTACACGATCGCTCATTCGACCTCGTTCTCCTCTCGAATTGGGAAGACCAGATCATCTTTGAACCAGATCCTTCAACCTTCTTCGCCAGTGGAGACCTTTCCGAAAAATCTCTTCAGAAGAACCTGACCACTCCCGTCAACAAAGTTCTCGAGTCCGGCGCTTGGACACAAAGCATCATTTGGGGACCGAAAGATCCTTTCAGGGACTTCACGCAACTAGAGCTTAATCACGAAGATGAAGTAGTGCCTGAGGAGAAGAATG CAGAACTCGTAAGACCGAGGAAACGTCTTCGAGCGGAAGTTGTTCCCCGTGATAAATTCAACCTATCGAACGACCAGTTTTATGAGGTTGCTAAAGATGGTCGACATCGTGTTCGACAAACCTTTGGACAACTCACTGTCGAGCACGCTTACCCAGCTCAGAAGCTTCAGCTACCTTTT TTCAAGACCCGTTTGTCAAAACAAGAAGCCCGCTCTTTCCACCGACCTGCTCTCCAATTCCCTCTCAATGTGGAAATACGTTTCAATAAAGTTCGTACGgccaaaaagaagaaagacaaaGCGGGTCGCAAACTCGGTAAGGGTGGTAATGTGTCTGAAGGGCTGCATACGACCGGTGATCTAAGCCTACGTGACACGAGTAATTTCGTTCTCTGGGAGTACTCA GAAGAGCATCCTCCTATCACTCCCAATTTCGGGATGGGGAGTGTTTTAGTGAATTACTACCGTAAGAAGGACGAGAAGGACGAACACATACCGAAG TATGACCTCGGAGTTCCATTTGTCTTGGAACCCCAAGACGAATCCCCTTTCATGAAGTTTGGTTATGTCTATCCAGGCCAGACCGTCCCTGCCCTTTACAACAACCTTGTCCGCGCCCCCTTATTCCGCCACAAGGCTAAACCAACCGACTTTCTCGTCATCCGAAGTAGCACTTCCAAGAGCGAGCCCAAATACTTCATGCGCGAAATCAAAAACCTTTTCGTCATTGGCCAAACGTACCCTGTAACCGAAGTCCCCGGTCCTCATTCACGAAAAATCACGAATACCATCAAACACCGCTTACAAATCATCGCCTACAAGCTCCTGCGGAAATCAGCAGGGGAACGTTTGAAAATATCTCGACTTATGAAGTATTTCCCTGATCAGAACGAGTTGCAGATGAGACAACGGTTGAAAGAATTCATGGAATATCATCGGCGTGGGGCGCATCAGGGCTTTTGGCGGCTCAAAACAGAGCTGAATATCCCTACTGACGCGGAGATGCTGAAGATGGTGGATCCTGAAGCTGTTGTCTTGCAAGAGTCGATGCAAGTCGGGCAACGGCATCTTCAAGATTCAGGATACGGAGAGACAGCTGATTCAGCGGACGGGGACGAAGCCCATCTATCTGTGGAACAGCAGTTGGCACCTTGGATCACGACAAAGAACTTTTTGTACGCCACTCAGGCGAAAGCTATGCTCAAGCTTCACGGCGAAGGAGATCCTACTGGTCGAGGGGAAGCCTTCAGCTTCATCCGGATCTCGATGAAAGACATCTTCGTGAAAGCCGGGGAAGATCCAGAACAGAAGTTGGCTGAAGCCGAGAACCGCCCAAAATCCGCTCATCGGTATAACGTGGCTGAACAACAACAGATCTACCGGTCTGAAATCGAACGGATTTGGAAGGCACAGTACGACTCGCTCAGTAAAAAGGAGGAACCCAAGTTGACCGCTGAGGACGAACAACGAGACGCGATGAAGAGAGCTCAACTGGCGGCACAGCAACAAGCTGCCGCTGCCGCTGCTGCGAGTCGTGCTTCTTCCGTTGCAAGAGACGGGAGTGTAGATCCTGAAGCAGGGAAGAAGGTACTTAGGATCAAGAGGCTGGTCGATGGGAAATGGGAAACAGAAATCATCCGGGACCCAGCCGTCATACGAGCGTATGTGAAGAATCGGCAGGcgattgaagaagaaaatacGCTTACAGATAGCTTGGCGCCGACTGGGGATATTGAGAAGGATAAGAGGGCGAAGAAACg ACTTGAGGAAGAGCTTgcgaggatgaagaagaatcaaGAACGTCGCTTACATCGGAAGAATGCGAAGATTGTCAAGGAAGGTGGGACCCCGTTGCAGTTGAACAGGCCACTTAAGCCTGATACCACC AGACGTTGCGGCAATTGTGGTCAAATGGGACACATGAGTACCATCCTTTTCCTCCCTCCCCTTCTCCCATTTACTGATGCGTTCTAA
- a CDS encoding uncharacterized protein (BUSCO:EOG09260BL6), with product MANNDESEAVSALTGFSLNNILGDLSLPTGGLTNQLGLSGTESFTANQIYNDNYDEDAVGLDQGEDWEAQIDQEMAEEAKTGIKVEAESLSGGGGDGTIKEKQKRVKVVRRLVERPKSVYERFPAFEKHKVLDFSELFKGYTVHKSRLGKRPFHVETVYPRKKEAPKGFLESVAGDAKRIVESKRVEEVISSSSIEADLRRALEVQDKSNSAHLHDRSFDLVLLSNWEDQIIFEPDPSTFFASGDLSEKSLQKNLTTPVNKVLESGAWTQSIIWGPKDPFRDFTQLELNHEDEVVPEEKNAELVRPRKRLRAEVVPRDKFNLSNDQFYEVAKDGRHRVRQTFGQLTVEHAYPAQKLQLPFFKTRLSKQEARSFHRPALQFPLNVEIRFNKVRTAKKKKDKAGRKLGKGGNVSEGLHTTGDLSLRDTSNFVLWEYSEEHPPITPNFGMGSVLVNYYRKKDEKDEHIPKYDLGVPFVLEPQDESPFMKFGYVYPGQTVPALYNNLVRAPLFRHKAKPTDFLVIRSSTSKSEPKYFMREIKNLFVIGQTYPVTEVPGPHSRKITNTIKHRLQIIAYKLLRKSAGERLKISRLMKYFPDQNELQMRQRLKEFMEYHRRGAHQGFWRLKTELNIPTDAEMLKMVDPEAVVLQESMQVGQRHLQDSGYGETADSADGDEAHLSVEQQLAPWITTKNFLYATQAKAMLKLHGEGDPTGRGEAFSFIRISMKDIFVKAGEDPEQKLAEAENRPKSAHRYNVAEQQQIYRSEIERIWKAQYDSLSKKEEPKLTAEDEQRDAMKRAQLAAQQQAAAAAAASRASSVARDGSVDPEAGKKVLRIKRLVDGKWETEIIRDPAVIRAYVKNRQAIEEENTLTDSLAPTGDIEKDKRAKKRLEEELARMKKNQERRLHRKNAKIVKEGGTPLQLNRPLKPDTTRRCGNCGQMGHMKTNRKCPRWAEFNSGVAPASPGIPSASSPIPSGVGSGMMGFNSGVPAVSSPLATSPPMTFSNLSGGGELSGGEDEDGGGGGGGAAAPKIKLTLKKG from the exons AACTGAATCCTTCACCGCAAACCAAATCTATAACGACAATTACGACGAGGATGCAGTCGGCCTCGATCAGGGAGAAGATTGGGAGGCTCAAATTGACCAAGAGATGGCGGAAGAGGCAAAGACGGGGATAAAAGTCGAAGCCGAATCCCttagcggtggtggtggtgatgggaCGATAAAGGAGAAGCAGAAACGAGTTAAAGTTGTACGAAGGCTAGTTGAGAGGCCCAAGAGTGTATACGAACGATTTCCTGCGTTTGAGAAACATAAAGTTTTGGATTTCAGTGAGCTGTTCAAGGGATATACTGTTCACAAGTCGAGATTGGGGAAACGGCCGTTTCACG TGGAAACTGTTTATCCTCGCAAGAAGGAGGCACCCAAAGGTTTCCTGGAGTCTGTGGCAGGAGACGCGAAACGGATAGTCGAGAGCAAACGTGTTGAAGAAGTGATTTCTTCAAGCAGCATTGAAGCAGACTTGCGTCGTGCCTTGGAG GTTCAGGATAAATCCAACTCAGCACACTTACACGATCGCTCATTCGACCTCGTTCTCCTCTCGAATTGGGAAGACCAGATCATCTTTGAACCAGATCCTTCAACCTTCTTCGCCAGTGGAGACCTTTCCGAAAAATCTCTTCAGAAGAACCTGACCACTCCCGTCAACAAAGTTCTCGAGTCCGGCGCTTGGACACAAAGCATCATTTGGGGACCGAAAGATCCTTTCAGGGACTTCACGCAACTAGAGCTTAATCACGAAGATGAAGTAGTGCCTGAGGAGAAGAATG CAGAACTCGTAAGACCGAGGAAACGTCTTCGAGCGGAAGTTGTTCCCCGTGATAAATTCAACCTATCGAACGACCAGTTTTATGAGGTTGCTAAAGATGGTCGACATCGTGTTCGACAAACCTTTGGACAACTCACTGTCGAGCACGCTTACCCAGCTCAGAAGCTTCAGCTACCTTTT TTCAAGACCCGTTTGTCAAAACAAGAAGCCCGCTCTTTCCACCGACCTGCTCTCCAATTCCCTCTCAATGTGGAAATACGTTTCAATAAAGTTCGTACGgccaaaaagaagaaagacaaaGCGGGTCGCAAACTCGGTAAGGGTGGTAATGTGTCTGAAGGGCTGCATACGACCGGTGATCTAAGCCTACGTGACACGAGTAATTTCGTTCTCTGGGAGTACTCA GAAGAGCATCCTCCTATCACTCCCAATTTCGGGATGGGGAGTGTTTTAGTGAATTACTACCGTAAGAAGGACGAGAAGGACGAACACATACCGAAG TATGACCTCGGAGTTCCATTTGTCTTGGAACCCCAAGACGAATCCCCTTTCATGAAGTTTGGTTATGTCTATCCAGGCCAGACCGTCCCTGCCCTTTACAACAACCTTGTCCGCGCCCCCTTATTCCGCCACAAGGCTAAACCAACCGACTTTCTCGTCATCCGAAGTAGCACTTCCAAGAGCGAGCCCAAATACTTCATGCGCGAAATCAAAAACCTTTTCGTCATTGGCCAAACGTACCCTGTAACCGAAGTCCCCGGTCCTCATTCACGAAAAATCACGAATACCATCAAACACCGCTTACAAATCATCGCCTACAAGCTCCTGCGGAAATCAGCAGGGGAACGTTTGAAAATATCTCGACTTATGAAGTATTTCCCTGATCAGAACGAGTTGCAGATGAGACAACGGTTGAAAGAATTCATGGAATATCATCGGCGTGGGGCGCATCAGGGCTTTTGGCGGCTCAAAACAGAGCTGAATATCCCTACTGACGCGGAGATGCTGAAGATGGTGGATCCTGAAGCTGTTGTCTTGCAAGAGTCGATGCAAGTCGGGCAACGGCATCTTCAAGATTCAGGATACGGAGAGACAGCTGATTCAGCGGACGGGGACGAAGCCCATCTATCTGTGGAACAGCAGTTGGCACCTTGGATCACGACAAAGAACTTTTTGTACGCCACTCAGGCGAAAGCTATGCTCAAGCTTCACGGCGAAGGAGATCCTACTGGTCGAGGGGAAGCCTTCAGCTTCATCCGGATCTCGATGAAAGACATCTTCGTGAAAGCCGGGGAAGATCCAGAACAGAAGTTGGCTGAAGCCGAGAACCGCCCAAAATCCGCTCATCGGTATAACGTGGCTGAACAACAACAGATCTACCGGTCTGAAATCGAACGGATTTGGAAGGCACAGTACGACTCGCTCAGTAAAAAGGAGGAACCCAAGTTGACCGCTGAGGACGAACAACGAGACGCGATGAAGAGAGCTCAACTGGCGGCACAGCAACAAGCTGCCGCTGCCGCTGCTGCGAGTCGTGCTTCTTCCGTTGCAAGAGACGGGAGTGTAGATCCTGAAGCAGGGAAGAAGGTACTTAGGATCAAGAGGCTGGTCGATGGGAAATGGGAAACAGAAATCATCCGGGACCCAGCCGTCATACGAGCGTATGTGAAGAATCGGCAGGcgattgaagaagaaaatacGCTTACAGATAGCTTGGCGCCGACTGGGGATATTGAGAAGGATAAGAGGGCGAAGAAACg ACTTGAGGAAGAGCTTgcgaggatgaagaagaatcaaGAACGTCGCTTACATCGGAAGAATGCGAAGATTGTCAAGGAAGGTGGGACCCCGTTGCAGTTGAACAGGCCACTTAAGCCTGATACCACC AGACGTTGCGGCAATTGTGGTCAAATGGGACACATGA AAACAAACCGCAAATGTCCCCGTTGGGCCGAATTCAACAGCGGTGTTGCTCCAGCAAGCCCTGGGATACCCTCTGCGTCAAGTCCTATTCCCAGTGGCGTCGGAAGTGGGATGATGGGCTTTAACTCTGGCGTCCCGGCTGTTTCGTCGCCATTGGCTACGAGTCCGCCTATGACATTCAGTAATCTAAGCGGTGGTGGGGAGTTGAGCGGAGGAGAAGATGAGGACGGCGGCGGCGGTGGTGGAGGGGCCGCAGCACCGAAGATCAAGTTGACCCTCAAGAAGGGATGA